A single region of the Mycteria americana isolate JAX WOST 10 ecotype Jacksonville Zoo and Gardens chromosome 10, USCA_MyAme_1.0, whole genome shotgun sequence genome encodes:
- the C1GALT1C1 gene encoding C1GALT1-specific chaperone 1: MISESSSFMKGVVLGGAFCVLVTLLGHIKVGHGTKAHHHEHHHIQAPNKEDVLNLSEGERMELSKSIRIYCIILVKPKDLGHWAAVKETWSKHCDKVEFYSSENVKVFDSVALNTNDMWVMMRKAYKITYERYKDEFNWFFLAYPTTFAIIENLKYFLLKKDPSQPFYIGHTVKSGDLEYVDGEGGIVLSIESLRRLSHVLEDSDKCPEQGGMIWKVAEDKQLAICLKYTGVFAENAEDSEGRDVFNTKSVGALIKEAMSTHPQQVVDGCCSDMAITFSGLAPNHMHVMMYGVYRLRPYGHTYNDALVFLPPAGSDND, encoded by the coding sequence ATGATTTCTGAAAGCAGCTCCTTCATGAAGGGTGTGGTGCTTGGAGGAGCCTTCTGCGTGTTGGTTACACTCCTCGGACATATTAAGGTGGGCCACGGGACTAAAGCACATCACCACGAGCACCATCACATCCAGGCTCCCAACAAAGAAGATGTCTTAAACCTTTCGGAAGGTGAACGCATGGAGCTTAGTAAAAGTATCCGCATTTATTGTATCATCCTTGTGAAACCGAAAGATCTGGGGCACTGGGCTGCAGTGAAAGAGACGTGGAGCAAGCACTGCGACAAGGTGGAATTCTACAGCTCTGAAAACGTCAAAGTGTTTGATTCCGTAGCCCTCAACACAAATGATATGTGGGTGATGATGAGGAAAGCTTATAAGATAACATATGAACGCTATAAAGATGAATTCAACTGGttcttccttgcatatccaaccACATTTGCTATTATTGAAAATCTCAagtatttcttactgaaaaaagACCCCTCGCAGCCTTTTTATATAGGCCATACTGTGAAATCTGGGGACCTTGAATATGTAGATGGTGAGGGAGGAATAGTCTTAAGCATTGAATCACTAAGACGACTCTCCCATGTCCTTGAAGACTCTGACAAGTGCCCAGAGCAGGGAGGTATGATCTGGAAAGTTGCTGAGGATAAACAGCTAGCAATCTGCCTGAAGTATACTGGAGTGTTTGCCGAAAACGCGGAAGATTCAGAAGGAAGAGACGTCTTTAACACTAAATCAGTCGGCGCTCTCATTAAGGAAGCGATGTCTACTCACCCTCAGCAGGTGGTGGACGGCTGCTGCTCTGACATGGCCATCACGTTCAGCGGACTGGCCCCGAACCACATGCACGTGATGATGTACGGTGTTTACAGGCTGAGACCCTACGGCCACACATACAACGATGCACTCGTCTTCCTTCCACCCGCAGGCTCAGACAATGACTGA